The following are encoded in a window of Castanea sativa cultivar Marrone di Chiusa Pesio chromosome 9, ASM4071231v1 genomic DNA:
- the LOC142610535 gene encoding uncharacterized protein LOC142610535 isoform X2, whose protein sequence is MATDSSEQLNLNNPTTTTTAAAAAEENPKQTLDDDSTTTAAVPPTTTEPDHLEEEEEEEEEEEPTDEASDQPSVTTVDSDAKSCDESKSAVAAAAAASASPVAGDVVDANPDSNIQKKIRRAERFGISLQLTEEEKRNSRKERFGTGSTVPGSDSEAFKKSEDLKRKARAERFGIRDSPVATDEDAKKKARLAKFAPVSKTDPLEEEKRKARTIRFSNPPKNSSSPVNGKGNMESAAIAGKAGGGV, encoded by the exons ATGGCCACCGATTCATCAGAGCAACTCAACCTCAACAAccctactactactactactgctgctgctgctgcggAAGAAAACCCTAAACAAACCCTAGACGACGACAGTACCACTACTGCTGCTGTCCCGCCCACCACCACCGAGCCAGATCAcctcgaagaagaagaagaagaagaggaagaggaagagccAACCGATGAGGCTTCCGATCAGCCTTCTGTAACCACCGTCGATTCCGATGCGAAGTCCTGCGACGAATCGAAGAGCGCCGTTGCCGCCGCCGCCGCGGCGTCGGCCTCGCCTGTAGCTGGGGACGTTGTTGATGCGAATCCGGATTCCAATATTCAGAAGAAGATCCGCCGTGCCGAGCGATTCGGCATTTCCTTGCAACTCACCGAGGAGGAGAAGCGTAATTCACGAAAAGAGAG GTTTGGCACTGGTTCCACAGTGCCTGGGTCAGACTCAGAGGCATTTAAGAAGTCAGAGGATCTGAAGAGGAAGGCTAGAGCAGAGAG GTTTGGGATTCGTGATTCGCCTGTGGCTACTGATGAGgatgcaaagaagaaagctcgGCTTGCCAAATTTGCACCAGTTTCTAAAACGGATCCcttagaagaagagaaaaggaagGCAAGGACGATCAG GTTTTCAAACCCTCCAAAAAATTCTTCATCACCTGTGAATGGCAAAGGAAATATGGAGTCG GCAGCTATTGCAGGCAAGGCTGGAGGTGGGGTTTGA
- the LOC142610535 gene encoding uncharacterized protein LOC142610535 isoform X1, translated as MATDSSEQLNLNNPTTTTTAAAAAEENPKQTLDDDSTTTAAVPPTTTEPDHLEEEEEEEEEEEPTDEASDQPSVTTVDSDAKSCDESKSAVAAAAAASASPVAGDVVDANPDSNIQKKIRRAERFGISLQLTEEEKRNSRKERFGTGSTVPGSDSEAFKKSEDLKRKARAERFGIRDSPVATDEDAKKKARLAKFAPVSKTDPLEEEKRKARTIRFSNPPKNSSSPVNGKGNMESKAAIAGKAGGGV; from the exons ATGGCCACCGATTCATCAGAGCAACTCAACCTCAACAAccctactactactactactgctgctgctgctgcggAAGAAAACCCTAAACAAACCCTAGACGACGACAGTACCACTACTGCTGCTGTCCCGCCCACCACCACCGAGCCAGATCAcctcgaagaagaagaagaagaagaggaagaggaagagccAACCGATGAGGCTTCCGATCAGCCTTCTGTAACCACCGTCGATTCCGATGCGAAGTCCTGCGACGAATCGAAGAGCGCCGTTGCCGCCGCCGCCGCGGCGTCGGCCTCGCCTGTAGCTGGGGACGTTGTTGATGCGAATCCGGATTCCAATATTCAGAAGAAGATCCGCCGTGCCGAGCGATTCGGCATTTCCTTGCAACTCACCGAGGAGGAGAAGCGTAATTCACGAAAAGAGAG GTTTGGCACTGGTTCCACAGTGCCTGGGTCAGACTCAGAGGCATTTAAGAAGTCAGAGGATCTGAAGAGGAAGGCTAGAGCAGAGAG GTTTGGGATTCGTGATTCGCCTGTGGCTACTGATGAGgatgcaaagaagaaagctcgGCTTGCCAAATTTGCACCAGTTTCTAAAACGGATCCcttagaagaagagaaaaggaagGCAAGGACGATCAG GTTTTCAAACCCTCCAAAAAATTCTTCATCACCTGTGAATGGCAAAGGAAATATGGAGTCG AAGGCAGCTATTGCAGGCAAGGCTGGAGGTGGGGTTTGA
- the LOC142609392 gene encoding thylakoid membrane protein TERC, chloroplastic-like isoform X2 produces the protein MGLASVIHPGMPRVSLPPKWTRLQLSHHHILTISTPTVGHNCRRAGYLSIACSRGTEQEDNLSTSESKRISSQDIVNTETSDTSSSASHLETTQAHEYTSSIRTVALCVCTAVAFGIGLGLKDGVGKATEFFTGYILEQSLSVDNLFVFVLIFKYFKVPIMYQNRVLSYGIAGAVVFRLTLILLGAATLQRFEAVNLLLAAILLYSSFKLFTSEEDDSDLSDNFVVKTCQRFIPVTSSYVGNRFITSQGGVWKATPLLLTVAVIELSDIAFAVDSIPAVFGVTRDPFIVFTSNLFAILGLRSLYTLISEGMSDLEYLQTNKNPHFFLCFMSAVNWHRTGLYWM, from the exons ATGGGATTAGCTTCAGTAATCCACCCCGGCATGCCTAGGGTTTCGCTTCCTCCCAAATGGACTCGCCTTCAACTCAGTCACCACCATATTCTCACCATTTCTACACCtacag TCGGTCATAATTGTCGCCGAGCCGGATATCTTTCTATTGCTTGCTCCAGAGGAACCGAGCAGGAGGATAATTTATCTACTTCAG AAAGCAAGAGAATCAGTTCTCAAGACATTGTCAACACAGAGACATCTGACACTTCCTCTTCGGCCAGTCATTTAGAAACAACTCAGGCGCATGAGTATACCTCCTCTATTAGAACTGTTGCCTTATGT GTGTGCACTGCGGTGGCATTTGGCATTGGTTTGGGTTTGAAAGATGGAGTTGGCAAGGCCACTGAGTTTTTTACTGG GTATATATTGGAACAAAGTTTGTCAGTGGACAATCTGTTTGTCTTTGTTCTGATATTCAAGTACTTTAAAGTGCCAATTATGTATCAG AATCGGGTACTTTCATATGGTATTGCTGGCGCTGTGGTCTTTCGTTTGACGTTGATACTCCTTGGAGCGGCCACCCTTCAG AGATTCGAGGCAGTGAACCTACTACTGGCTGCAATTCTCCTATACTCCTCATTTAAG CTATTTACCAGTGAAGAAGATGACAGTGACCTATCTGACAACTTTGTGGTGAAGACATGCCAAAGATTTATCCCTGTCACAA GTAGTTATGTTGGCAATCGTTTTATAACAAGCCAGGGTGGTGTCTGGAAA GCCACTCCTTTACTTCTCACAGTAGCAGTTATTGAGCTCAGTGACATAGCATTTGCA GTTGACTCAATACCTGCAGTCTTTGGTGTAACACGGGATCCTTTCATAGTTTTTACTTCTAATCTCTTTGCCATCTTAG GTTTGAGATCGCTTTACACACTGATTTCTGAGGGTATGTCAGACTTGGAGTATTTACAG acaaacaaaaacccacatTTCTTCCTTTGCTTTATGTCAGCCGTCAATTGGCATCGTACTGGGCTTTATTGGATGTAA
- the LOC142609392 gene encoding thylakoid membrane protein TERC, chloroplastic-like isoform X1 codes for MGLASVIHPGMPRVSLPPKWTRLQLSHHHILTISTPTVGHNCRRAGYLSIACSRGTEQEDNLSTSESKRISSQDIVNTETSDTSSSASHLETTQAHEYTSSIRTVALCVCTAVAFGIGLGLKDGVGKATEFFTGYILEQSLSVDNLFVFVLIFKYFKVPIMYQNRVLSYGIAGAVVFRLTLILLGAATLQRFEAVNLLLAAILLYSSFKLFTSEEDDSDLSDNFVVKTCQRFIPVTSSYVGNRFITSQGGVWKATPLLLTVAVIELSDIAFAVDSIPAVFGVTRDPFIVFTSNLFAILGLRSLYTLISEGMSDLEYLQPSIGIVLGFIGCKMILDFFGFHVSTEASLGVVATCLSGGVLLSLVKKSD; via the exons ATGGGATTAGCTTCAGTAATCCACCCCGGCATGCCTAGGGTTTCGCTTCCTCCCAAATGGACTCGCCTTCAACTCAGTCACCACCATATTCTCACCATTTCTACACCtacag TCGGTCATAATTGTCGCCGAGCCGGATATCTTTCTATTGCTTGCTCCAGAGGAACCGAGCAGGAGGATAATTTATCTACTTCAG AAAGCAAGAGAATCAGTTCTCAAGACATTGTCAACACAGAGACATCTGACACTTCCTCTTCGGCCAGTCATTTAGAAACAACTCAGGCGCATGAGTATACCTCCTCTATTAGAACTGTTGCCTTATGT GTGTGCACTGCGGTGGCATTTGGCATTGGTTTGGGTTTGAAAGATGGAGTTGGCAAGGCCACTGAGTTTTTTACTGG GTATATATTGGAACAAAGTTTGTCAGTGGACAATCTGTTTGTCTTTGTTCTGATATTCAAGTACTTTAAAGTGCCAATTATGTATCAG AATCGGGTACTTTCATATGGTATTGCTGGCGCTGTGGTCTTTCGTTTGACGTTGATACTCCTTGGAGCGGCCACCCTTCAG AGATTCGAGGCAGTGAACCTACTACTGGCTGCAATTCTCCTATACTCCTCATTTAAG CTATTTACCAGTGAAGAAGATGACAGTGACCTATCTGACAACTTTGTGGTGAAGACATGCCAAAGATTTATCCCTGTCACAA GTAGTTATGTTGGCAATCGTTTTATAACAAGCCAGGGTGGTGTCTGGAAA GCCACTCCTTTACTTCTCACAGTAGCAGTTATTGAGCTCAGTGACATAGCATTTGCA GTTGACTCAATACCTGCAGTCTTTGGTGTAACACGGGATCCTTTCATAGTTTTTACTTCTAATCTCTTTGCCATCTTAG GTTTGAGATCGCTTTACACACTGATTTCTGAGGGTATGTCAGACTTGGAGTATTTACAG CCGTCAATTGGCATCGTACTGGGCTTTATTGGATGTAAGATGATCTTGGATTTTTTTG GATTCCATGTCTCAACTGAAGCATCTCTTGGTGTTGTAGCTACTTGTCTTAGTGGTGGGGTGCTATTAAGTCTGGTGAAGAAGTCTGACTAG
- the LOC142610811 gene encoding glutathione S-transferase L3-like, protein MAAAIVNEHLPKPLDVTSEQPPLFDGTTRLYVSYTCPFAQRVWILRNYKGLHDKIKLVPIDLQNRPSWYKEKVYHENKVPSLEHNGKVIGESLDLIKYVDNNFEGPSLQPKDPAKKEFAEELITYSDTFNKIVFTSFKGDTVKEAGPAFDHLENALHKFNDGPFFLGHELSLVDIAYIPFVEKFQAFLSGVWNYDITAGRPKLTKWIEEVNKIDAYKATKTDPKVIVELFSARFLAKH, encoded by the exons aTGGCAGCTGC GATCGTGAACGAGCATCTTCCCAAACCTTTGGATGTTACTTCTGAACAACCTCCTCTCTTTGATGGAACCACAAG GTTGTACGTCTCTTATACATGCCCATTTGCACAGCGTGTGTGGATCCTCAGGAACTATAAG GGATTACATGACAAGATTAAATTAGTTCCAATTGACCTTCAGAACAGGCCTTCTTGGTACAAAGAGAAAGTCTACCATGAAAACAAG GTACCCTCATTGGAACACAATGGCAAAGTCATTGGGGAGAGCCTTGATTTGATTAAATATGTAGACAACAACTTTGAAGGACCTTCTCTTCAACCCAAA GATCCTGCTAAAAAAGAGTTTGCTGAAGAACTGATAACTTACAGTGATACCTTCAACAAGATAGTGTTCACATCATTCAAAGGAGACACTGTCAAAGAAGCTG GCCCTGCTTTTGACCACCTAGAGAATGCTCTTCATAAATTTAATGACGGGCCTTTCTTCCTTGGCCATGAGCTCAGTTTG GTGGACATAGCTTACATCCCGTTTGTTGAAAAATTCCAAGCCTTCCTTTCAGGAGTGTGGAATTATGACATCACTGCAGGAAGACCTAAACTTACTAAGTGGATCGAG GAGGTGAACAAGATTGATGCTTATAAGGCAACAAAGACGGATCCCAAAGTGATCGTTGAATTATTCAGTGCCCGCTTTTTG GCTAAGCACTGA